In one Pempheris klunzingeri isolate RE-2024b chromosome 8, fPemKlu1.hap1, whole genome shotgun sequence genomic region, the following are encoded:
- the LOC139205069 gene encoding sodium- and chloride-dependent transporter XTRP3-like, with protein MDAEKRPSWENPTQFVLACVSYAVGLGNVWRFPYLCQQHGGGGFLIPYFLMLFLEGVPLFYLELAIGQKMRLGSIGAWTAISPYLGGVGLASVVTSLYLCLYYNIINAWSFWYLFHSFQSVLPWAECPINSNRTGPIEECEKATPTQYFFYRETLGISSSIEENGGIHTGQALCLLLAWMITYMFIVQGVKSTGKVVYFTATFPYVVLFIYLIRGFTLHGAINGIKYMFTPKMEQLANPTTWINAATQIFFSLGLGFGSLIAFASYNQYNNNFERQAIIVSLINSGTSIFACTVTFAIYGFKATFNYETCLERIRLVLLNAFNLAEDSITMDNVSEWIEKLNTSHPEQFAELNLEKCNLTAELDTAVEGTGLAFIVYSEAIKNMPLPQLWSVLYFFMLLLLGMGSMLGNVTAIITPLRDFKLVSHMSNELLNGLVCLLCMLVGLGFTTTSGNYWFTMFNDYGATFSLLFIVLIEVITVSYIYGIKRFEKDIEDMLGHRPNWYWKIMWGFVSPLLLMALFIFYIVNYIQGGTPTYQAWNKETGKSEVTEYPVFGQLFIGLLLVSSVSCVPLTALYVYCRRRTHGSHHNRQRTVSTVSA; from the exons ATGGACGCAGAGAAGAGACCCAGCTGGGAGAACCCCACGCAGTTTGTGCTGGCCTGTGTTTCTTACGCGGTGGGACTGGGGAACGTGTGGAGGTTTCCGTACCTCTGCCAGCAGCACGGTGGAG GGGGGTTCTTGATTCCATACTTCCTCATGCTGTTTTTGGAGGGTGTTCCTTTATTCTACTTGGAGCTTGCCATTGGTCAGAAGATGAGACTTGGCAGCATTGGGGCATGGACTGCCATCAGCCCTTATTTGGGAGGAGTGG GTCTTGCTAGTGTTGTGACATCCCTGTACCTGTGTCTCTATTACAACATTATTAATGCATGGAGTTTCTGGTacctctttcattcatttcaa TCAGTCCTGCCCTGGGCAGAATGCCCCATCAATTCCAACCGAACAGGACCTATAGAGGAGTGCGAAAAGGCTACACCTACCCAGTACTTCTTCTACAGGGAAACACTGGGCATCTCTTCTTCAATTGAAGAGAATGGAGGCATTCATACAGGCCAGGCACTGTGCCTCCTGCTTGCCTGGATGATTACCTACATGTTCATTGTCCAAGGAGTAAAATCAACTGGAAAG GTGGTGTACTTCACAGCCACATTTCCATATGTGGTCCTCTTTATTTACCTGATCCGGGGCTTCACTCTTCATGGTGCCATTAATGGTATCAAATACATGTTCACACCCAAG ATGGAACAACTTGCCAACCCTACTACATGGATCAATGCGGCCACTCAgatctttttctctctgggtTTGGGTTTTGGGTCGCTCATAGCTTTTGCCAGCTACAACCAGTACAACAACAACTTTGAGCGCCAGGCCATAATTGTTTCCCTCATCAACAGTGGAACTTCCATCTTTGCCTGCACTGTTACCTTTGCCATCTATGGGTTCAAGGCCACCTTCAACTACGAGACCTGTCTGGAGAG gATACGCTTAGTGCTGCTGAATGCCTTTAATCTAGCAGAGGACAGTATCACCATGGACAATGTCAGTGAATGGATTGAGAAGCTGAACACATCACATCCAGAGCAGTTTGCTGAGCTCAACTTGGAAAAATGTAACCTGACGGCTGAACTAGACACT GCAGTAGAGGGGACTGGTCTGGCCTTTATAGTGTACAGTGAGGCCATTAAAAATATGCCATTGCCTCAGCTGTGGTCAGTGTTGTACTTCTTCATGCTCCTGCTGTTGGGAATGGGCAGCATGCTGGGCAATGTCACTGCCATCATCACCCCGCTTCGAGATTTCAAGCTTGTGTCCCACATGAGCAACGAGTTATTAAATG gtttagtgtgtttgttgtgtatGCTGGTCGGCCTGGGCTTCACCACCACATCAGGGAATTACTGGTTTACCATGTTCAATGACTATGGAGCCACTTTCTCCCTGCTGTTCATCGTCCTCATTGAGGTCATAACTGTCAGTTACATCTATGGGATTAAAAG ATTTGAAAAAGACATAGAAGACATGCTCGGTCATCGTCCTAACTGGTACTGGAAGATCATGTGGGGATTTGTCAGTCCCCTTCTCCTTATGGCCCTCTTCATCTTCTACATCGTCAACTATATCCAAGGAGGGACACCCACCTACCAAGCATGGAACAAAGAGACG